From Chitinivorax sp. B:
TTGCGTTTACCTGCATTGTTTCGTTTTGTGGTGCTGGGTGGCCTGACCGGCAGCGGTAAAACCCGCTTGTTACATGCTTTGGCTGCCAGCGGTGCGCAAGTGCTTGACCTGGAGCAACTGGCCGTACATCGCGGCTCCGTGCTGGGGCAGTGGCCTGGGCGGGCGCAGCCTAGTCAGAAATGGTTTGATACCCAGTTGGTACAAACACTGTCCCGGTTTGATCCTGCCAAGCCTGTATTCGTGGAGGCGGAAAACAAGCGGATTGGATTGGTGCAACTGCCTGATAGCCTGATGCTGGCCTTGCAGCAAGCCGATTGTGTACAAGTGGAGACCGCACTGACTGACCGGGTGGCCTTGTTATGTGAAGACTATGCCAGCCTGTTTGATCAGCCCGATGCGTTCAAACGGCAATTGACACGCTTGACCGAACTGGTTGGACACAAACAGGTGGCTGCATGGCAAGGTATGGTGGATCATCGTGAAATGACGGTGCTGTTTCAAGCTTTGATCGAGCAACATTATGACCCTGGCTATCGCCGTAGTATAGGTCGTCTTTATCCGCGCATGGCGCAAGCGCCGGTATTTCATTTTTCACCACAGGCCAGTTCGCTTCCAGACAGCGCACAACGATTCTTATACGAACTGGCCGCACCGGCCGCCTCGGTCAGGTAAGGCGATGACGCGTCATGCGTCATCGCCAGAACCCGTTAGATGTTGATGCTTGGCGGAATCAGGCTGGGCAGCAAGAAGGTATAAGGCTGGCTGCGGGCTCGGTTACGAGCCTGGATGGTTTCCTCCGCACTTTTGAGATCCAACTGGAATTGCTCCAACGGCCCGCTTGGTTGAATGATTCGAGGGTCTTGAAACCAGGGGAGATAGGGGAAATCATTGCTAACATATTGTCCCAGGCGGCGATAATGTACAGATCCCAGCAAGAACAAGGTATTCAATTGCTGTTGTGCGGCAGTCAACGGGGGCAACATCTTCAGCCAACTGTCTTCGCTCGTCTGTGAAGTTTGGGTGGTAGTCGGTTCCCAGCCGGCGCCTGAAATGGCTGGGGCATAGACCATGTCGGGCTTCTGTGGGAAGTTCACGGCAGCATGTTGTGCACTGGCTGTGAAGATGATCATGGTGATCAAGTCAGCCAGCTGGCTGCGAGTCTGCAACTGCCCTACGCCTTTCAATTGGCCATTACTACTCAAGTCAGCAGCCCATGCAGCCAATTCGGTGTCTTCCACGACATTCGTATCGTTCAGGTAATACACGGCCAAGTAACTGTTTGCCCATTGATTGATGGCTTGCCAGACCAGCAGGCCATCATCGCGGTAGGGATAGTCGGGCAGGTTGGCCACATTATCCACCCGCCGAGTTTGTAATTCATTCGGCAGACGATTGGCGGTCATGTCAAAGGCTAGTCGGTCCGTGCCGGCCGCCTGTTGGGTTGCACCAATGGTGGCGCCAAAAATGTCATCAATCGGACCACCAGGGGCAATCAAGCTGTTGGCGGCACTGTTGTTGATAAAGAGTGACCCTTCAAAATGGGGTAACAACAACACATTCACTGGGTGAGTCATGGCCAGATTGCGATGTGTGGCCACACAACAGGCCTCCATTACCAAGTGTGTGCGGGCCAAGTGCACAAACAGCTCATGATAGTTACCTTCAGCGACCTGTACGGCGCTTTTGGCCATTTCCCAAGACCAATATGTGGCGGTTTGGTTGGGTGGCGCGGGCAGGAAGATCGGGAACTGGTTTGGATCCTGCCCGCACTGAATGGCGACGGGTTTCAGTGCGCTTCGATCTTTCGGTAAGGCAAACAATGCAATGGGTGCGTAGACATACTTTGGTGTCCCCTGATTGTTGCCGGGATTGGCCACCAGCGAATCCAGTTCCTGATAGTCCAGCAGATACAGCCGGTGTGTCGCTGCTGCATCAGTCAGGCTGTCGTCACTGCCCATCACTTGCTTGAACTGGGTATCGCTCAGTGGGAATTTGGCCGGCAGATTGGTAATGCCCGTTAATAGCATGGGGTTGGGCCCTGCTACACGCAGCCCGGCAAACGTGTCATCTTGTAGGAACGTATTGGCGAGTTCAGGTAACGGGATGGTTTTGAACAGTGATTGGTAATCGGCCAGACTTCCGACGGGTTTTGTCGCATCCTGCAGTTTGGCGACGATATCCTGCAATTCAGTAGCGACTTGTCTCAATGTACCGATGTGTTGGGTCAGAAACGCCGCCAGTGTTGCGCCAGCAGCGATCAGACTAGTTTGTCTGGTTGTGGCATCGAATGTATTGTGCACATCGGTGACCAAACTCCTTAATTCACCCAGACGTTGTTTGATTCCGCCCAGTGTCATGTCATTGGGTTGCAAGCCCAACGTGGCTGCCAGTTGATTCTCGGCGACCTGTAGCCCGACTTCTACCACCATGATCCACCAGGCCAGTGTTGGCGTATCTGACGTTGGCACTTCCGCAGCCATCGGGACACCTTCAACATTCGGCATGGTCGTGGTCCAGCGGTAGGTCATTTGTGCGGTTGCCAATTGCTGTTTGCGGGCTATGGCTTGGCTGGCTGTATCCTGTTGTGGCAGGGTGGGGTGCTTGCGTGGAAATAGCTCAAACATGGTGTGTCTCCTGATGAGGATGAGTTAAAACAGCATGTCAAGATGTTTACGGATCGAATTCGGAAAGGGGACGTTGTAACGGGATACAGATTGAGTCAGGCTGGTGATCGCATGGAATGAAACGTCATCGCAACCGCATCATGCGGATGTGGCTTACCAACGGCTTGAATTGGGCGGACATGATGTCCTCTTGAACGGGTGAGTGATATGGATGGGAAATGAACTGGTATGGCGATGTATTTATCTATAGTCATCACTTATTTTAATTACAAGCGTATTGTATTGTTTGTTTTATATGCAACATTTGGAATGTTAAATGTTTCGAATTGATTTAATTTTGACTTTAATATTCGATGTGGCTTGAGTTTGTCCCGTATCAAACAGTTAGCATCATGTTTGAAAATATTGATGATTGTCTTGTCGCTTGCAATAGTCTCTTGATTTTGAAAAGTAGATTGGTAGTCAGGGCTGTTTGGATAAGTGTTTTATCCTGGATGGTTATGTAGACTCAAAACGTTACGCTTTACTCACTCTCCGGGCAACGAAGCAGTATCTATGATGCTAAATATTAGCACTGGTTTAAATTCAAATAAATCAATAATATTGACCAGCTGGACAAATAGAGGTCATTATTGAGAAGGATGTATTCATGATGAATGAAAATTTGAAGCCTTAAAGAAAAGGGGGAAGGCATGAGCGCACAGCATGCTGCGGAAATTCATACAGGCAGTCGATTTTCCTTTGGAGAAAATTGGTCTCGATTTCTAGAGTTGCTTGATGACAGGCGAATTTGTCAAGCTGAGCGCTCGTTATGTGACATGTTAAAAGTCGAGAATCTGAATGGTAAACGATTTATAGATGTTGGCTCTGGAAGTGGCTTGTTTAGCTTGGCAGCAAGAAGGCTTGGAGCGACTGTTCACTCTTTTGATTATGATCCTAAATCAGTAGCATGCACTCGTGAGTTGAAAAACCGATATTTTCCAAGTGATCCACATTGGCAGATTAATGAAGGTTCAGTGCTGGATGATAAGTTCATTTCCGAGTTAGGAAATTTTGATGTCGTATACTCGTGGGGGGTACTCCATCATACAGGAAATATGCTCAAAGCACTGAATAACACTTCAAGTCTCGTATCTGAAGATGGAAAGCTATTCATTGCCATTTACAATAATCAAGGTCGTGCAAGCAAAATCTGGCTGCAGATTAAGAAAGCTTACAATCAATTGCCATCTGGTTTTCGCTGGCTGGTACTATGGCCTGCAATGATCCGGCTTTGGGGGCCAACAACCATACGCGATTTAGTTTTGAGAAGGCCTTTTCATACATGGCGACACTACAGTGAAGAAAGTTTACGTGGTATGTCGCCATGGAGGGATGTAGTGGATTGGGTTGGAGGCCTTCCTTTTGAGACGGCGACACCGGAGCAAATATTCTACTTCTACAGTGAGAAGGGGTTTGCCCTTAAAGAGATGAAAACATGTGCAGGGGGGCATGGTTGTAATGAATTTGTTTTTCAGCGAATGTAGACAATGTAGCTGGGAATACTGCCTACTGCATTAAGAGCCGCTAACAAAACCCTTCTGGTGTTGTTGTGCAAACTCGTCGTACGCTCGTACTGCCTTTGTTTGCACGCCTAACCAGAACCACTTCGCTGGGTTTTGTTAGCGGTTCTAAATGTGTCTGAGAACCCGTTCAATCTCATGTATTGCGCATACGTTCCGGCTTTTATGCTGCGCTTTATCCTGCTGGTGATCACTCATAACAGGTCTTGAAGTTCTGAGAAGGTTAGACCACTACAGTTTCGGGATGCGTGCTTGAATCAGTATGCCTTTCATTGTCTGCGCGATACCCCACAGAAGATTGGAGCTTAGCACCTGGATTGCACGCAACTTGTTAACATACTGTGTCGGGTTGAGGCTGCTATGCTTTTTTGCATGGGGTATCGTTGCGTCAGCTGGCATTCGCCGTTGCTTGTTGCGCGACGGTTACCGCCCACCATGGTCCTTTACTTTGCCCCAATGTGGCTGACCAATACCATGAGGATACATCTCGCCATTGACGATTGTCGGCGTCCGTTATTCGTTCAGTAACGACGAGTTTTTGTGACCCCTTGATTGCAGTGAACTGTGACCATTGCATTTGGCCATCTGTACGAATGGGTAGTAGTTCGATCTGGTAGCCATTGGCCCGGAAGCAATCAATACTTGGGTGAAGTTTGCGATTGGGTGTGGTGACCCAGCGTAGGATGATTTCGCGTTGACCATCGGTAAAGCGCCCAAGCTTGCCGGGAAAGCCATGTTGAAAGCGTTGCTCCAGTGCTGTCAGTGGCAATGGCTTTAAAGTCTTGCCTTCAAACCGGCTGGGCCAGCCGGGGAATGGGACATTGGATATTTCGGCAGCAGACATGTCTCGTATAAGCGGTATCAACGCTGCAATCGCACACAAAGTCAGCAGACCATACTCCAGTCTGGATCGGCTCATCGTTTCATCTCGATTTTGTGATGGCCTGCCGCAATTACCAGGGCGGCCATCGTAAACATCATGATACCGATCGCAGAATGGATCCAGGCAGGGGCGCTGATAATGCCACTTTCGGTGTAGAACAGGGCGGCTGCTCGTACGGCATTGGCCAGGATGACGACAATGACAGCCCACAGCAGGCCGATAGCCGTTCGTCGCGTATCCAGATTGCGTGCGCAAGCCAAGGTAGTACTCAACAGCAATGCCGACCACAACATGTTGACGCCACTACAGGGCGCGTCGATGGCAATTGCTTGTACACCCCATACCAATAAGGCGCCATCACGAATCACCGACAAACCCTGTGCCTGTAGTAACGCGGATGATATTACGCCAGCCAGCACACGGAGCGGATAGCCCAGGTAAAACTGCAATGAAGCAGCCAATGGCAAAGCCAAAAGAAGCAACAGGCAGAAGGCGAGATCCAGACGTCGACCCGCCCGCATGGCACTGGCCCAAGTGGCCAGCGCCATGCAGGCGAATGTGGCCCGCACCGCCATTGGCCAGGCCGACCAGGTTGCCATTGCATAAGTGGCGATCCATGCCGTGGGCAACAGTAATGGTCGTACTGGCAAGGTGGCTGCCTGCGGGCGCCGCCACATCAACAGGATGGCAATCACAGCTGCGAGCCAGCCCCAGCTTTGATTGGATGCATCCAGGCTGCCTTCCGCAAACCACTGCCATACCGGCCATGTGGCAGCCAACATGGCAAAGGGAATCAGCATGGTGTGCATTCAGTACGGGTCCTTGCGTAAACGGCGTGCCTGCCAAGTCAGTACACTGATGACCACAATGATCAGCACCCAGGTTTCCGGTTCTGGCACCGTTGGTACGGTACCTGGCGAGACGGGCTCCAAACCCGCTTCATCGTATTGTTGCCGGGTTTCCAGCACGACTGCACTCGATACCGCTGTCACCAGCTGATAACGTTGCGCGGTTGTAGCGGCAGTTTGATAGGCACCGGCCTGCCTGGATTGGCTCAGCCGGTGAATTTCATCTGATGCCCATAACCTGACCAAGTGCTCGCTGGGGGTACTGAGCGCTGATTGATCGACGACATCTGCCATGACTCGTTCACGATTCAGGGTGTAAGCCTGTGTACCGGGCAGCCAGCTTTGGAGCAGGCGGTTCAAGTCTGCTTGCGGGGTATCCAGGCGGGGAATGGGATGCAGGGTTGCAATGCCATCCAGTGCAGTCAGCAGGCGATTTGAGCCGGCTACCATCTGTAGCGAATACAGTCGGATATCACCATGCCCCTGCCGCATCTGGTGCTGAAAATTGTCTGGTTGGGTCAGTGTGATCGATTGTGTTCCATGCAGCCAAACCACGGCTCCCCGTTCACTTTGGGCGACCCAGTCCCATGCGGCAATCAGTGCTGGCAGGTTGTCCTGGCCGCCGCTAAAGTCCACCTGTTTCAGGATGGTTGCCAATGTGTGGCCGTCTACTGGTTTAAGCGGCTGCAATTTAGGGACCTGATCACCAGCCACCACCACTTGCCACTCCAGATCCGCAGGTAAATTGCGCATGGCCTGGTCAAGCTGTCGTGCACTGGTTTTCATGGCTGCCGAGCCGTCAATCACCAACGCGACCCGCTTGGGGCGCCACGCTGGGGTTTGTGTCATCCGCTGGATGACCACGGCAGCAGGTTTGGCTAGGGTATCCAGTTGCCAAGCCGGAGAGGTGCCTTGTTGCTGGGCGATTGTGACCAGCGACGCACGTCGACCCAATTGTTCGTCTGGTAAAGCGCCTTCGATGTGGTAAGCCGTATTTGAACTGGCCCGCTGCTGGAATACTGTGGAATGCATCAATGCGGAATCGGACTGCAGGGAAATGGCATGCCGTAGTTGGGTTGGCAGCTCGAAATTGCGATCCAGCAGGGCAGGTAACTGTAATTGTGCAGATTGCTGATTCATGACCTGTAACGGTACGCTCATGCCGATCCGTATCGTCATTTCCTGGCCATCTGTCGGAATGGGGAACAGCTGAAACTGTACGCGATCCGGCCCGGCCGAAGTGACCAACAATGGGTCGCGTTGTTGCCGAACTATTTTTTCATAGGCTTGGCGCACTTGGCCGCGCCCACCAAATGCAGCTTCTTTGGCTTCGCCATTGATCCACAAGTTGACACGTGACACGACAGCACCTGGTGGCAGCACGATCTGGCCTCGGCCTTCCTGAAGCTGGTGAGTATCGTTTTTGAAATTCATCGTCCATTCCAGATAGGCAGTGGCCGCCCGCTGGTCAATGGTGCCGTCGATCTGCGAACGGGATAACTTCACTCCCAGGATTTTCCCGCCGACCATCTGGCCGCCCTGCTGTTCATCGAAATTGCTCGCCCAATCTCGGATACTTTGTTTGATTGGCAACTTATGCTCAAAGTATGCAGTACCGGTGACACGGTAAAACACCTCGCGTATCCGTTCTTGTTGATCGAGATCAGCTTCCAGCAAAGTCAGGTCAAACAAACCATTGGATCGGCCCTGGTCGGCATAGCACAGTTTTAGCATTTCCCGGTTACTGCCAACAGCGCGCAACAGGGTGATGCCTGACTGTCGTAAACTGGGTGACTCACCAATCGCCATTTCGACACCAATACGTGTGACGATTGCCGGCACGTTAATCGCAAGCAGTGTCACACTGGCTAAGGCGATCCCTCGCCAGAAGTTGGGTAACTGGTCTGCTTTATCCCCTAGACTGCGTTTCAAACCTTTGCGGATAAGCCACGTTGCAATCAATGCCAATAGTGGGGACAGCGGCAGCAAGCCCATGCCAAAGAACAGTATTGCCATTGCGCTCAATGGCACCAGTGGCAGAAACAGCAGTGTGTAATACAGTGCGATACAGAGTGAGATTGTATTCAGCCAGCCGAACCACTTTAGTCGTTGCTGTATCAGGCTTGGTGGGGTGAAGACCAACAAGGCATTACTGATTGGCACCATGGCTATCAACAGCCAGTGTCCAGGATTGGGGATCGGGTCAAAAAAAGTATCGCGACACATATGGGTCAATGTTTCGACCACAAGCGTGATAGTGGGTAGCAAAATACCGCAGATGATCAGAAATGCCCATCCAATGCGGGAGTGACGCTGAACTTCTGGCTGGTCGATTGTTTCTTGATGAAGATCGGTATCGTCGGTCATGATTGGTCTGGCCTGATAGGAATCAGGCTTGCGATGATCCACTATTCGGATGAAGTCATCACGCATTCAATGTGAAGCGAGTGTGAAGTGGGGAGATCATCCTGCTTAGCGCAGCGGACACAACATCAAGTGCTCTCTCGTACCACTAATTCAAATCCCAGATCAATGACAGGTTGCGCCGGCGCCTGACCTTGCATGAGCTGCAGCAGTAACTGCGAAGCCCGAAGTCCAATCGCCGCGCGGGGTGTGCGAATGGTAGTGAGACGTGGCACCATTTCTGCAGACGCAGGCAGGTCGTTGAAACCCACCACTGCAATTCGATCCGGTATTTCAATTTTCTTGCGGATGGCTTCCAATAAGCCGCCCTGAGCAAGGTCATCGTTGCCGAAGAAAATGGCATCGATATCTGAATGTCGTTTTAACAGATCCTGGAACAATTGCGCACCCATGGCAACAGACGAAGGTGCCGGGGAGAGTAGCTCCAGTGACGGATCATGTAGCTGATGCTCAATCAATACTTGACGGAAACCTTCACCACGTTGCAAGGTGCGTGGATCAAGTTGGGCTGCGACATATGCGATTCGTTTGCGTCCGCTGGCAATCAAATGTCTGGCGACGATGGCGCCAGCATCATGCTGTGAAAAGCCGACACAGTGCACACCAGTTGCATTGGCCAATTCCATCATATAGACACAGGGGACACCGCTGGTTTCAATCATACGACGGGCATTTTCAGTGCGGTCGAAGCCGGTTACGATCAAGCCGCTGGGGCGCTGTGTAAAGTAATTGCGCAGCAGTCGCTCTTCTTCATCCCGTGAATAATGGGTATTGCCGATCAATACCTCAAATCCTTCAGGTTGCAGGGCTCGCTGGACGGCTTCCAATGTATCGATGAAAACCGCGTTGGACAATGATGGGACGACGATGACAACAGCGTTGCTGCGCGCGGATGCCAAGGCACGGGCAGCTGGGTTGGGAAGATAGCCCAGTGAATCTGCTGCAGCTTTGACGCGCTCCACCAGCTCAGGTGCCACGCTGGCCACGCCACGTAGCGCCCGGGATGCAGTAATCGGGCTGACGCCAGCGGCCTTGGCGACGTCAGACAAAGTGGTACGGCCGGTTGCACGGGAATGACGTTGGTTTGGAGGCATGTCTGCTTGCAAGTGGAAAAAGGCAATGCTATGGTAGCGCTATCTTTTTGTTTGCTCAAGATAACTGGCTTTGAAGCAAAACTAGTCCAGGTAAGGCTTCGCGTGTGATTCAGCTCGCGTTTTTTTGAAATTTCCAAGACAGCGCTATCTTGAGTGGGTTTGTTTGGAGCCATGCATGAATCAACGATGTCCTGCCCTGGTGATTATGGGGGTGGCTGGCTGTGGCAAGACCAGCGTGGCAGCAGCAGTCTGCCAATTGACTGGTACCTTGTTGATCGAAGGTGATCAGTTTCATCCTGTTACCAACGTGAACAAGATGCAAGCAGGGATTCCATTGACAGACGAGGATCGGGCGGGCTGGCTGGATCGCTTGGCTGTTGAACTGACTGTTGCAATTGCCAGTGGTCGTGTACCCATATTGGCCTGTTCCGCCTTGAAGCAGCATTATCGGGATCGCTTGCGCAGGTCGGTGCCTGACTTGGGTTTTGTATATCTGATGTTACCGCAAGCAGTGGCTGCCGAACGCGTAGCCAATCGCCTTGGTCATTTCATGCCGAGCAGTCTGGTGGCCAGCCAGTTTGCTACTTTGCAGCCACCATTTGGTGAGCCCAATGTCTTGTCGGTTGATGCCACCCTGCCACTGGCTGGCATTGTTGATGCCGTCAAGGACTGGTGGCAGTCCGTTCCATGATGGCTGCTGGAAATTACACCCCGCAAAGATAGCGCTGTCTTTGCGGTGCAGCACATGCTCAAGTTGTTGTCGTGTCCATTTATAACAAGCAGGAGACAACCCATGTTCGGTTTAAGTCACGAGGCCTTTTTACTGCTGGATGCATTGCTTGCAATCATTGGCCTGATTCTTCTGATCACACGTCTTAAAGTACATCCATTTGTTGCGCTGATTCTGGTAGCTGGGTTTCTTGGCCTGACTTCGGGCATGCCTGTGGATAAAATCATTAAATCCTTTCAGGAGGGTTTTGGCGGTGTATTGGGTTTCGTTGGCATCGTGCTTGGGCTCGGCACCATGCTGGGCAAGCTGATGGCGGAATCTGGCGGGGCCAAGCAGATTGCTATAACGCTGGTTCAACGCTTCGGACAAGCACGCGTACATTGGGCAATGATGCTGGGTGCCTTTCTGGTCGGTATCCCGTTGTTTTTTGAAATCGGCTTTGTGTTGTTGATCCCATTGGTATTCATCATTGCACGTGAAACCGGTATCTCCATCGTCAAGATCGGTATTCCATTGCTGGCGGGATTGTCGGTCGTGCATGGGCTGGTCCCACCTCATCCGGGGCCATTGCTTGCCATCGGCGTGTTTGGCGCTGATATTGGCAAAACCATTTTTTATGGCTTGTTGGTCGGTTTGCCGACGGCAATGATCGCTGGCCCGATTTTTGGCGCGTGGATCGCCAAGCGGGTACCTGGCAGCCCATCAGAAGAGCTGATCGAGCAGCTGGCGCATGAGCCGACCACGGGTCGGTTGCCCAGTTTTGGCATTACGCTACTGACGATTCTGTTGCCTGTTGCACTGATGCTGTTGAAATCTTATGCAGATGTTGCATTTGTGGAAGGCAACACATTCCGCAAATGGATGGATTTCATCGGGAACCCGATTGTCGCGCTGTTGGCCGCACTGGTACTGGCTTTCTACACGTTTGGCCGCAGTTGCGGATTTGACGGCAAGCAAGTGCTGAAATACCTTGACCAAAGCTTGGCACCGACTGCTGCCATTGTGCTGATTGTAGGGGCGGGTGGTGGTTTCAAACAGATGCTGGTGGCGTCGGGGGTGGGTAGCGCCATTGGCCAGATTGCCGTACAGGCGCAGATTTCACCCATCCTATTGGCTTGGCTGGTGGCTGCGGTGATCCGAATTGCAACGGGGTCGGCAACAGTGGCTACGATTACCGGGGCTGGCATTGTTGCGCCAATTGTCACTTTGGTACCTGGTGTCAATCGAGAGTTGTTGGTGCTGGCCACTGGCGCCGGTTCGCTGATCCTGTCGCATGTCAATGATGCTGGGTTCTGGCTGGTGAAACAGTATTTCAATATGTCAGTCACTGAGACGTTCAAGACTTGGACCATGATGGAGACATTGATCTCGATGGTAGGTCTGGGGTTCATTCTGCTACTGTCATGTTTCTTGTAATCGGCAACGTCCTGTCACTTTGAATCGATGGTATGGGCGTGGGGGTACCTCATCTCGGCACCGAGGCATACAGTGTCGCGTCCAGATTGAGGTACAAGTAGGCGTGTTTGCTCGATTGAGTTTGGTGGTGTGGTGTTTGGCAATGGTCTACAGCATGATTGTCTGCCCACGTAGCCGTCCGATAACCGTCTCAGTCCTTCCTAAAGAGGGTTGGATTCGATTGGCTTTCGGTCGCTGGGCATACCAACAGCAGCGAGAGTAGTCCTGAGTTTGCATCATAGTAGTATGGGTTGGTGGATTTCGCTGCTGCTGACGATGCGTTCAGCAAATACCACCAGTGATATCCAGGCAATCGAGCCTTTCGGGCCAAGCTGGTGATAGCCAACGTGCTAGGCTGCAATCTGACTGCGTCAGTATGTCATGGTTGGCATCCAACCCACGACAGCATCGCTGGTTACATCAGGGCAATCTCTGTCTACCATGTTTCTGCAGTGTAATGATAACTTTCCACACAGTATGTCGTTTGACGTGCTACGGTTTGACCAAAGGCGGTTGTTTTACCTGTGTTTGAGGAGAGGGCACTATGCGCCATTTTGGTATCACGGCAATTCAACGTCATCCATCAAGCAACGAAATAGAGGAGCTGGTGTTTGGGGAAGTGCTTGGCGACAACGAGCAGTTTCATGTCGAAACGCTTCATAAGGCATCTGTGTCTCTCGTAATTGAGCTGTTGCGGGAGGGGGATGTCTGCTGGGTACTGGCCAATACGGCGGAGGGATTTGTGCTGACCGATCAGGTTGTCTTGCAAGTCAATGCGCAAGGTGTCACTCAATTGCGAAGCGTTGGTTTGGATGGTGAGCCTACTGATGCACTGTCGGGATTGCCGATGGTATGACGTAACTTGCCTGCTTCCATAGCGTTCTGATATACCTGTGCCGGGCAATTTGGGCAGGATTGTTTTTATGTTCTCGCCATCGTGCAATGGGGACAAGGGAAGGTTGATGGCTTCGTTGAAGCTGCCCAAGTAGATCAACGTACTAACCTTTGTTGGCCTCTTTTTCACGTTATCAACAAAGAAAGGGCATCTTTAGGGTGCCCTTTCTCTGAAATTCATCGTTTGTTGAAACCTGAAGCTTTAAAGCGTTGTTGTCTTCAATCCAGTACGTTCGACAAACAACGGACTAGGTAATCAGCCCAGTCGCTTGGCAACGACATTCCAGTCAACCAGCTTCCAGAAACCTTCCAGGTAGTTCGGGCGGCTATTGCGGTAGTCGATGTAGTAAGCGTGTTCCCACACATCACAGGTCAGCAGGGCAGTATCTGCCGAGGTCAGCGGTGTGCCTGCAGCGGTCGTATTGACGATGTCAAGCGAGCCATCCGCTTTTTTCACTAGCCATGTCCAGCCAGAACCGAAGTTACCGGCAGCGGAGGTATTGAAGGCTTTCTTGAATTCGTCGAATGAGCCCCACTTGGCATTGATGGCGTCAGCCAGCACGCCAGCAGGTGCGCGAACATCGCCATTTGGGTTCGGCGCAAAGCCCAGCCAGAAGAATGTGTGGTTCCAGACCTGTGCGGCGTTGTTGAACAGGCCGCCTGCCGGTGCTTTTTTAACGATTTCTTCCAGTGGCAGACTCTCGTTCTCCGTGCCCTTGATCAGATTGTTCAGGTTGGTAATGTAAGTTTGATGGTGCTTGCCATAGTGGTACTCGAGGGTTTCCTTGGACATATAAGGTGCAAGGGCGTCGAGGGCATAGGGTAGTTCTGGCAACTTGTGTTCCATTTAATTCTCCAGGGAATGGTTTGAGTGAGCGCCTACGGGCTCAGGAGGCGAAAACCTAGTCAGAAGTTTAACAGTTTCGGCTTGATCGCGACAATACCTGAGTAAAATAGTCTTCTTTTAGGCAGGGCGCACCTAAGCTAGTTTCCGTGCGGTTGCTGTGTTATCTTCAAGGCAAATCAATAAAATGATGTCCTCCATTGCCATGAGCCTGTTATCGCTGATTGCCGCATTGTTGCTTGAGCAGTTCAAACCGCTTGAGTTTCGCAATGAGTTCATGCGTGCCTTTACACGCTTTGCCAACAAGTTGGAGCGCAAACTCAATG
This genomic window contains:
- a CDS encoding lipoxygenase family protein, producing the protein MFELFPRKHPTLPQQDTASQAIARKQQLATAQMTYRWTTTMPNVEGVPMAAEVPTSDTPTLAWWIMVVEVGLQVAENQLAATLGLQPNDMTLGGIKQRLGELRSLVTDVHNTFDATTRQTSLIAAGATLAAFLTQHIGTLRQVATELQDIVAKLQDATKPVGSLADYQSLFKTIPLPELANTFLQDDTFAGLRVAGPNPMLLTGITNLPAKFPLSDTQFKQVMGSDDSLTDAAATHRLYLLDYQELDSLVANPGNNQGTPKYVYAPIALFALPKDRSALKPVAIQCGQDPNQFPIFLPAPPNQTATYWSWEMAKSAVQVAEGNYHELFVHLARTHLVMEACCVATHRNLAMTHPVNVLLLPHFEGSLFINNSAANSLIAPGGPIDDIFGATIGATQQAAGTDRLAFDMTANRLPNELQTRRVDNVANLPDYPYRDDGLLVWQAINQWANSYLAVYYLNDTNVVEDTELAAWAADLSSNGQLKGVGQLQTRSQLADLITMIIFTASAQHAAVNFPQKPDMVYAPAISGAGWEPTTTQTSQTSEDSWLKMLPPLTAAQQQLNTLFLLGSVHYRRLGQYVSNDFPYLPWFQDPRIIQPSGPLEQFQLDLKSAEETIQARNRARSQPYTFLLPSLIPPSINI
- a CDS encoding class I SAM-dependent methyltransferase, whose product is MSAQHAAEIHTGSRFSFGENWSRFLELLDDRRICQAERSLCDMLKVENLNGKRFIDVGSGSGLFSLAARRLGATVHSFDYDPKSVACTRELKNRYFPSDPHWQINEGSVLDDKFISELGNFDVVYSWGVLHHTGNMLKALNNTSSLVSEDGKLFIAIYNNQGRASKIWLQIKKAYNQLPSGFRWLVLWPAMIRLWGPTTIRDLVLRRPFHTWRHYSEESLRGMSPWRDVVDWVGGLPFETATPEQIFYFYSEKGFALKEMKTCAGGHGCNEFVFQRM
- a CDS encoding archaeosortase/exosortase family protein translates to MHTMLIPFAMLAATWPVWQWFAEGSLDASNQSWGWLAAVIAILLMWRRPQAATLPVRPLLLPTAWIATYAMATWSAWPMAVRATFACMALATWASAMRAGRRLDLAFCLLLLLALPLAASLQFYLGYPLRVLAGVISSALLQAQGLSVIRDGALLVWGVQAIAIDAPCSGVNMLWSALLLSTTLACARNLDTRRTAIGLLWAVIVVILANAVRAAALFYTESGIISAPAWIHSAIGIMMFTMAALVIAAGHHKIEMKR
- the mnmH gene encoding tRNA 2-selenouridine(34) synthase MnmH yields the protein MLATLVDLHGFDTLIDVRTPLEFAEDHLPGAINAPVLSNEERVTIGTLYKQVSPFEATKLGAAMVAKNIAHHLERQFADRPINWKPLIYCWRGGKRSGSMTAWFRLIGWKACQLEGGYKSWRHHVLAELLRLPALFRFVVLGGLTGSGKTRLLHALAASGAQVLDLEQLAVHRGSVLGQWPGRAQPSQKWFDTQLVQTLSRFDPAKPVFVEAENKRIGLVQLPDSLMLALQQADCVQVETALTDRVALLCEDYASLFDQPDAFKRQLTRLTELVGHKQVAAWQGMVDHREMTVLFQALIEQHYDPGYRRSIGRLYPRMAQAPVFHFSPQASSLPDSAQRFLYELAAPAASVR